A genome region from Magnolia sinica isolate HGM2019 chromosome 8, MsV1, whole genome shotgun sequence includes the following:
- the LOC131252819 gene encoding L-type lectin-domain containing receptor kinase SIT2-like — protein sequence MVAMLSKLLAFFLLVKLTSSSSSSVDGHDFTYNGFRGVNLTRSGVAEITSDGLLRLTNTSPFQIDRAFYSVPVQFKNSSNGDLFSFSTTFVFAIIPEDPIVSGNGMAFVISPLNNLPGTVPGRYFGLFNLTNVNGNSSNHIVAVEFDTIRSPEFNDIDNNHVGIDINGLRSTISSPASYFTNRNGELKNISLVSGKPIQAWIEYNSVENQLNVTISPIDVLKPNRPLLSTSINLSSDILNEMYVGFSSSPGSELISHYILGWSFKINGPATPLNLSTLPILPRRPHHSEKKWMILEIGLPLFIVFVLKAISIGVYKVRRKIKFAEILEDWELEYGPQRFFYKDLFIATKGFSEKALLGVGGFGRVYRGVLPTSGIEVAVKKISHESRQGMKEFIAEIASIGRIRHRNLVRLLGYCRRKRELLLVYDFMPNGSLDKMIFDHSESVLQWNNRFQIIKGVASGLLYLHEDWVQVVLHRDIKASNVLLDHDLNGMLGDFGLARLYDHGTDPQTTHMVGTFGYIAPELARTGKAMTSTDVFAFGIFMLEVACGRRPISSRAMLAEEPILIDQVLECLKRKAILEAADPKLGGDYVVEEMELVLKVGLLCSHPLAASRPTIRQVVQILEGDDSVPELSLDSFDSNEYAVGHDEGFDMIL from the coding sequence ATGGTAGCAATGCTTTCAAAGCTTCTGGCGTTCTTTCTCCTCGTTAAgcttacatcatcatcatcatcatcagtggACGGCCATGATTTCACCTATAACGGATTCCGCGGTGTGAACTTGACCCGAAGTGGCGTGGCGGAGATCACATCCGACGGACTCCTGAGGCTGACCAACACCAGCCCGTTTCAGATAGACCGCGCCTTCTACTCCGTTCCTGTCCAGTTCAAGAACTCATCCAACGGTGATCTTTTCTCCTTCTCTACCACCTTTGTATTTGCCATCATTCCCGAAGATCCTATAGTGAGTGGCAATGGGATGGCATTCGTCATCTCCCCGTTGAATAATCTCCCCGGTACAGTACCCGGCCGGTATTTTGGACTCTTCAATTTAACCAACGTTAATGGAAATTCATCAAACCACATCGTGGCCGTCGAATTCGACACTATCCGGAGCCCcgaattcaatgatatcgataacaACCATGTTGGAATCGATATCAATGGCTTGAGATCTACCATTTCCTCTCCTGCATCCTACTTTACTAACAGGAACGGTGAGTTGAAGAACATAAGCCTCGTAAGCGGCAAACCAATACAAGCTTGGATAGAATATAACAGTGTAGAGAATCAACTCAATGTAACAATATCTCCCATCGACGTCCTTAAACCAAATCGTCCACTCTTGTCGACGAGCATTAATCTTTCATCAGACATCTTGAATGAAATGTATGTGGGGTTCTCCTCATCACCGGGTTCCGAGCTCATATCCCATTACATTTTGGGATGGAGCTTCAAAATCAACGGACCAGCTACACCGCTCAATCTCTCAACGCTTCCGATTCTTCCTCGACGACCCCACCACAGTGAAAAGAAATGGATGATTCTGGAAATTGGGTTACCATTATTTATCGTTTTTGTGCTAAAGGCCATCTCTATCGGCGTTTATAAGGTGAGAAGAAAGATCAAATTCGCTGAAATACTCGAAGACTGGGAGCTTGAATATGGGCCCCAAAGGTTCTTCTACAAGGATCTCTTCATCGCCACCAAGGGCTTCTCAGAGAAAGCGCTTCTTGGTGTCGGCGGCTTTGGTAGAGTGTACCGAGGCGTCCTACCAACGTCTGGGATTGAAGTTGCAGTCAAGAAAATCTCCCACGAATCACGGCAAGGAATGAAGGAGTTCATCGCGGAGATAGCCAGCATCGGACGGATCCGACACAGGAACTTGGTCCGGCTACTTGGATACTGCCGCCGGAAGCGAGAGCTCCTGCTTGTCTATGATTTCATGCCAAACGGTAGTCTCGACAAGATGATCTTCGACCATTCAGAGTCAGTGCTACAATGGAATAATCGGTTTCAGATAATCAAAGGAGTAGCTTCGGGTCTTCTCTATCTGCATGAAGATTGGGTGCAAGTAGTCCTTCATAGAGATATTAAAGCCAGTAATGTATTATTAGATCATGATTTAAATGGGATGTTGGGAGATTTCGGGCTGGCGAGATTGTATGATCATGGGACCGATCCTCAGACGACTCACATGGTCGGGACCTTTGGTTACATTGCACCGGAGCTGGCTAGGACCGGTAAGGCGATGACGAGCACTGATGTGTTTGCTTTTGGGATCTTTATGCTCGAAGTAGCTTGTGGGCGGAGGCCAATATCGTCGCGGGCCATGTTGGCAGAGGAGCCGATCTTGATCGATCAGGTGCTGGAGTGTTTGAAGAGAAAAGCGATCTTAGAGGCGGCGGACCCGAAGTTGGGAGGTGATTATGTGGTGGAAGAGATGGAGCTGGTGTTGAAGGTTGGTTTGCTTTGTTCGCACCCGTTGGCTGCGTCCAGGCCGACTATACGGCAAGTGGTGCAGATTTTGGAGGGTGATGATTCGGTGCCGGAACTGTCACTTGATAGTTTCGATAGTAATGAATATGCAGTGGGCCATGATGAAGGTTTTGACATGATCTTGTGA